A segment of the Tepidisphaeraceae bacterium genome:
GTTGGCGGGGATGCGATCGCGGACCCACTCGACGTGGCCATCGACCCAGAGGTAGTTTGCGCCCTTCATGTGGCGAAACTCGACCGGTCCCTCGTTGAGGTTTGGTGGAGGATAGGAGGGGATGGGTGACGGCGTGCTGAAGTCCGAGTTGAAGTTCATCTCAGCCACAAGGATGACCTCCGACGTCGGCCGCCGAATGCTGACCTTGTAGTCCCACAGGTTTCGGGACTGCTTGTACAGGCGCTTATCGATGTGCCTGTTCAAGCCGTAGGAATTCGCGCGCAGCATGAGCGGTTCCATCGAGGGGCATATCTGCGCGCCTTTGGCCCGCAGCTTCGGCGCCTCACCAACCTCGCCGTCGGGAATGCCCATGTACCGGGAGATCTTTTCGAAGTAACTGCTGAGCGGGACGTCAGAATCAGCACCCGCATTCCAGCGTGCGCTGGGGAAGCGGCTTTTGTGCTCGCTGGAGTACATGATCATCGCCATGCCGACTTGCCGCATGTTGCTGGCGCAGGCGACGGATTGCGCCGACTGCTGAGCCTTCTTTAGCGCGGGCAGCAGGATCGAGATCAGCAGCGCGATGATGCCGATGACCACCAGCAGTTCGACCAGCGTGAACGCGCTGTAACGATGATGCTTCGGTTCC
Coding sequences within it:
- a CDS encoding prepilin-type N-terminal cleavage/methylation domain-containing protein; translation: MEPKHHRYSAFTLVELLVVIGIIALLISILLPALKKAQQSAQSVACASNMRQVGMAMIMYSSEHKSRFPSARWNAGADSDVPLSSYFEKISRYMGIPDGEVGEAPKLRAKGAQICPSMEPLMLRANSYGLNRHIDKRLYKQSRNLWDYKVSIRRPTSEVILVAEMNFNSDFSTPSPIPSYPPPNLNEGPVEFRHMKGANYLWVDGHVEWVRDRIPANSLSWVWF